DNA from Sphingomonas psychrotolerans:
TCCTTTCAGAAGCGGACGCTGAGCGAGACGCTGCCATTGCGGCCCGGCTGTGTATAGGCGTCCTTGATCGGCGAACTGGTGGCGAGCCCGCGGATATCGGCCCATTGCCAATATTTGCGGTCGGTGAGGTTGAACACGCCGGCGCGCAAAGTGATATCCGGCAGCACCCGCCAATATGCGGTGATGTCGAGAACCAGATAGTCGTCGCCCCGGAAGCAAGCGGGCGTCGGGACGGGCGTGGCGGTGCCGGGCAGCGGATAGCAGGACGATCCGCGTGTCTCCTTATTCTCCTTCTGGCCGCCATAGGTAGCGGCGAAGCGCCCGCCAAAGGCGCGGCCGGGATCGTCATAGCCGAGGCTCAACACGGCACGGAACGGATCGACCGACTGGAGCGGCGTCTTCGCCCCTGTCGCCGAGATCGCCGAACCCTCGGCATAGGCTAGGGCGAGCGTCGCGCTGACGCCGGGCGCCGGGCGCACTTCGCCCCGCGCCTCGAATCCGCTCACTTCGGCGCCGGTCAGATTGACCCATTGATAGATCCACGGGCTGCCCGGCACCGGGAAGGGCCGGCCGGTGGTCTCGATCTGCTCGATGAAATCATCATATTCCGAATGGTAGCCGGTCAGCTCGAGCGAAGCCGATTGCCCGGTGAAGCGCACGCCGCCTTCGATGCTGCGGCTGGTTTCGGGGCGCAGGTTCGGATTGGGAATGCTGAGGTAACCGACCGGCGGATTCTCGAAGAAATTGTTCACCTGGCTCGGCGAGGGCGCTTTGAAGCCCTCGGCGTAATCGGCGAACAGCCGGACCGAATCGGCGAGCCGCAGCACCGCGCCCAATTTGGGCGATAGATGCGATCCGTCCTGCGCGGCGCCCTTGAAGGTCGGCAACAGCGGGTCGTCCTCGGGATCGAGATCATAGGCGTCGAAGCGCAGTGCCGGATAAAGCGTGAGCGGCCCCAGGTCGAGCTCGCCGCCGACGAACAGACCCGCGAGCATGAAGTCGGTCTCGGGGAAGGCACGCGTCGGGAAGGTCTCGCCGGCAGGCGGGACCACCCCGTCGCGCAGCCCTTGCTGATGCGTGAAGCTGACGTCGCCGCCGGCGACGAGGCGGATGCCGCCAATGCCGCCGCGCACTTCGGCCGCCGCGCCATAGACTCGATTCTCGAAGGTGTTGAGCCGCTCGCGATCCGCCGCCGGGGTGCGGTCCTCGTCGGTGAACTGGCGATCCTCCGCATCCTGCCAATAGACGCCGATGCGCGCATAGTTGATCGCGCCCGTCCCCTGCCACGTCCAGTCGCCCGACAGGCGCTTGCGCTTGCCGGTGTCGCGGCCGTGGAGCAGTTCGACTGTCGAACTGAGCCCGCTCAGCACGTCGGTGGTGACCAGGGTGTCGAGATATTCGCCGGTCAGGCGGAATTTGTGGCTGCCCGGGGCATAGACGATGCGCCCGAGCAAAGCGTCCGAACGGCCATCCTGCGGATTGGGCTCGGTTCGGGCCGTGCCGGTGCCGCCGACCTCGCTTTTGTTGTCGAGCTCCGACCAGTCGCGACGCGTATAGGCGAGCATCGCCGACCAGTTTCCGCTGCGCGCCGCCAGGATCGCGGTTTCGGCGAATTCCGCGTCGGCCGAGCTATAGGCGGCGCGGAAGAGGCCGCCGATCGTGCGGCCGTCGTGCAGGAAATCGACCGGATCGCTGGTGACGAAGCTCACTGCCCCCGCCAGCCCGTCGCTGCCGTACAGCGCCGAGGCCGGGCCGCGCAGGATCTCGACCGATTTGATGAGCCCGAGATCGACATAGTCGCCGCGCCCCGCCGCCTGCGCACCGAAGCTGAAGCCGTCGGGCACGCGTACGCCGTCCACCTGCATCAATACGCGATTGCCGCCGATGCCGCGGATGACGAACCCTTCATTGCCCGCGCGGCCGGTCGCGCCGAGCGCGGCGCCGAACCGCGCCGGCGATCGGGGAACGCTGATGCCTGGTTCGAACCGGACGAGATCCTTGATGTCGGTCACCAGCTCGTCGGCGATGCGGCGCTCGTCGATCACCGTCACGGTGGCCGGCGCATCGACCGTGGCCAGTGGCTGGCGTGTCGCGGTCACGGTGATCGGGCGATTGTCGACGACGTCGTCGCTTATCACCGCTGTTTGCATCGTTCCCTGCGCCCATGCCGGCAGTGCCGTAGCACATGCCAACATGCTGGCTCCCATTGCCCACCGCTTCATCTGACCCCTTTCGCTAGTGCGACTGACTCGCATTAGCCTTCGGGTAGGAGCGTTCTCCCTTATGGTCAATCCCGTAACGAATCGAGCGGCTGACTGGTGCACCTGCCGAATTTCATGTGACGCCGGCCCCCCGCGGCGCTACAGCGGCCGGTCATGAAGAGACCCAAGCTTTCCGTCGTCGTTCCCTGCTACAATGAAGAGGCATGCCTCGAGATGCTGCACGGGCGCATTTCGGCCGCGGCGCAGGCGGCGGTGGGGAGCGATTACGAGATCGTGCTGATCAACGACGGCTCGCGCGACGCGAGCTGGAAAGTGATGCAGCGGCTGTCGGAAGGCGATCCACGCCTCGTCGCGATCAATCTGTCGCGCAATCATGGCCACCAGCTCGCGCTCACTGCGGGGCTCGATCTGTGTGCGGGCGACGAGATCCTGATCATCGACGCCGATCTGCAGGATCCGCCCGAATTGCTGACCGACATGCGCGCCGCGATGAAGAGCCAGGGCGCGGACGTCGTCTATGCGGTGCGGCGCAAGCGCGACGGCGAGACGATCTTCAAGAAGATCACCGCCGCCTTTTTCTATCGCATGCTCGATCGGATCACCGACACGCCGATCCCGCTCGATACCGGCGATTTCCGGTTGATGACCCGGCGCGCGCTCGACGCTTTTCTGTCGCTTCCCGAGCAGGCCCGGTTCATCCGCGGGATGGTGGCGTGGATCGGCT
Protein-coding regions in this window:
- a CDS encoding glycosyltransferase family 2 protein, whose amino-acid sequence is MKRPKLSVVVPCYNEEACLEMLHGRISAAAQAAVGSDYEIVLINDGSRDASWKVMQRLSEGDPRLVAINLSRNHGHQLALTAGLDLCAGDEILIIDADLQDPPELLTDMRAAMKSQGADVVYAVRRKRDGETIFKKITAAFFYRMLDRITDTPIPLDTGDFRLMTRRALDAFLSLPEQARFIRGMVAWIGFKQVPFPYDRHERHAGESKYPLGKMIRFALDAITGFSTAPLRFASHVGLLLTGASALLVLYILIGWLFGAAIPGWTSLMLVVVVLGAVQMFVLGMIGEYLGRLYVESKRRPLYLVADVAGPVLGHASLGYRFEDSGEVSVSPQTMRSETGE
- a CDS encoding TonB-dependent receptor domain-containing protein codes for the protein MLACATALPAWAQGTMQTAVISDDVVDNRPITVTATRQPLATVDAPATVTVIDERRIADELVTDIKDLVRFEPGISVPRSPARFGAALGATGRAGNEGFVIRGIGGNRVLMQVDGVRVPDGFSFGAQAAGRGDYVDLGLIKSVEILRGPASALYGSDGLAGAVSFVTSDPVDFLHDGRTIGGLFRAAYSSADAEFAETAILAARSGNWSAMLAYTRRDWSELDNKSEVGGTGTARTEPNPQDGRSDALLGRIVYAPGSHKFRLTGEYLDTLVTTDVLSGLSSTVELLHGRDTGKRKRLSGDWTWQGTGAINYARIGVYWQDAEDRQFTDEDRTPAADRERLNTFENRVYGAAAEVRGGIGGIRLVAGGDVSFTHQQGLRDGVVPPAGETFPTRAFPETDFMLAGLFVGGELDLGPLTLYPALRFDAYDLDPEDDPLLPTFKGAAQDGSHLSPKLGAVLRLADSVRLFADYAEGFKAPSPSQVNNFFENPPVGYLSIPNPNLRPETSRSIEGGVRFTGQSASLELTGYHSEYDDFIEQIETTGRPFPVPGSPWIYQWVNLTGAEVSGFEARGEVRPAPGVSATLALAYAEGSAISATGAKTPLQSVDPFRAVLSLGYDDPGRAFGGRFAATYGGQKENKETRGSSCYPLPGTATPVPTPACFRGDDYLVLDITAYWRVLPDITLRAGVFNLTDRKYWQWADIRGLATSSPIKDAYTQPGRNGSVSLSVRF